The Tripterygium wilfordii isolate XIE 37 chromosome 17, ASM1340144v1, whole genome shotgun sequence genome has a window encoding:
- the LOC119981672 gene encoding 3-ketoacyl-CoA synthase 7: protein MINSKLLAMATDMITNISLPTTSTITEDPISFIYICAATALIVTVLYFIFISNTVYLIDFTCYLPPDHLRAPLSTFMEHFHDSNQFGEETLNFIEKVLERSGVGGESCLPISVHEIPPASSLNRSQEETEEILFTVVDHLLSKHKINPKSIDILVSNCSIFCPTPSITAMVINRFGFRSNIKSISLSGMGCSAGILSISLVKDLLKVHKNSLALVLSMEAISPNGYRGTVKSMLIPNTLFRMGGAAIILSNRKQDKQKAKYKLQHLIRTHLGSDDQAHCSVIEQADQDGNVGVSLSKALLHVAARALRTNMTELGPLVLPYSEQIQYVWSLIRRGIWSSASKKEYVPNFKKAFEHFCIHAGGRAVIDAVEENLRLHEEDGEASRMTLYRFGNTSSSSIWYELSYLEAKGRVKKGNRVWQIAFGSGFKCNSAVWKCVSSFHSNVGNVWSDRIHLYPVKIPSVADH from the coding sequence ATGATCAATTCCAAGCTTTTAGCCATGGCAACAGATATGATCACCAATATCTCCCTTCCAACAACTTCTACTATTACTGAAGATCCAATCTCCTTTATCTACATTTGTGCTGCAACAGCTTTGATTGTCAcagttttgtattttattttcatatcaAATACTGTTTACCTCATCGATTTCACCTGTTATCTGCCACCTGATCACTTGCGAGCTCCGCTCTCCACTTTCATGGAACATTTCCATGATAGCAATCAATTTGGTGAAGAAACCCTCAATTTTATCGAGAAAGTTTTGGAAAGATCAGGCGTTGGAGGCGAATCTTGCTTGCCTATTTCGGTGCATGAGATACCGCCTGCTAGTTCTTTGAACCGAAGCCAGGAGGAGACTGAAGAGATTCTATTCACAGTTGTCGATCATCTTctctcaaaacacaaaatcaatcCTAAAAGCATTGATATTCTTGTATCAAACTGTAGCATTTTCTGTCCTACTCCATCCATTACAGCAATGGTGATAAACAGGTTTGGATTCAGAAGCAACATAAAGAGTATCAGTCTAAGCGGCATGGGATGCAGCGCTGGAATCTTGTCGATAAGCTTGGTGAAAGATCTTCTCAAAGTTCATAAGAACTCATTAGCTTTAGTTCTCAGCATGGAAGCTATATCTCCCAATGGTTATAGGGGTACTGTTAAGTCTATGCTCATCCCCAACACTCTTTTCCGCATGGGTGGAGCTGCTATAATACTATCAAACAGAAAGCAAGACAAGCAGAAAGCAAAATACAAGCTCCAGCACCTTATTCGAACGCACCTGGGATCCGATGACCAAGCACATTGCTCTGTTATCGAACAAGCGGACCAAGATGGGAATGTAGGAGTGTCACTGTCAAAGGCACTTCTACATGTAGCAGCCAGAGCTCTGAGGACAAACATGACTGAACTAGGGCCACTTGTGTTACCATACTCTGAACAGATCCAATATGTTTGGTCACTTATTCGCCGGGGAATTTGGTCTTCAGCAAGCAAGAAAGAATATGTGCCGAACTTCAAAAAGGCTTTCGAGCATTTCTGCATACATGCGGGAGGAAGGGCGGTGATTGATGCTGTGGAGGAGAATCTAAGGCTCCACGAAGAAGATGGGGAAGCTTCAAGGATGACATTATACAGATTCGGCAACACTTCATCTTCTTCCATTTGGTATGAGCTTTCTTACCTGGAAGCAAAAGGAAGGGTGAAAAAGGGAAACCGGGTCTGGCAAATTGCATTTGGCAGTGGCTTCAAGTGTAACAGTGCAGTTTGGAAATGCGTATCATCCTTCCATTCAAATGTAGGAAATGTATGGTCAGACAGAATCCATTTGTATCCTGTTAAGATCCCAAGTGTGGCTGACCATTGA